One Stratiformator vulcanicus genomic window, TTCTGAACGTCACTCCCGACAGTTTTTCGGATGGCGGCCGGTTTGACACAGAATCTCGGGCCGTCGATCACGCACTGCAACTCGTGGCGGACGGTGCCGCGATTCTTGACATCGGAGGCGAATCGACGCGTCCGGGGGCGGATGTGGTCGATGTCAACGAAGAATTGAGTCGAGTGATTCCCGCAATTTCGTCGATCTCGGCGGCGACAGACGTTCCGATTTCAATCGACACGACCAAAGCGAGCGTCGCGAGCGAAGCCGTTGCCGCGGGGGCACGGATCGTCAACGACGTATCGGGGCTGACGTTCGATCCGCTGATGCCGGAGGTGTGCGCCGAACACAAAGTCGGTGTCGTCTGCATGCATATCAAAGGAACGCCGCAAACGATGCAGGATGATCCGCGCTACGACAATGTCGTGGCCGAGGTCGGCCAATTTTTGTCTGCGCGGATCGCCGCACTGCGATCGGCTGGGATTGCGGAAAGCCATATTTGCATCGATCCGGGAATCGGATTCGGCAAAACGGCCCGCCATAATCTCGAGTTGCTCAGCAACATCGACGCCCTGCGACGACTCGGCCGACCCGTTCTGATCGGCCATTCCCGCAAGCGATTTCTCAAGCGATTGCTGGGCCGCGAGGTCGAAGAGCGAACCGCAGGGACGATCGGTGTGTCGATCGCATTGGCGTCGCAAGGTGTCGACATTTTGCGCGTCCACGACGTCGGCGCGGTTCGCGACGCTCTGACCGCATGGCGATGCGTGACCGAGCCGGGAGACCTCCTGCGGACGATCGATTGAGAATCGTCCGCTTCCATAGGCCGGACACCTTGAAGCGGAGGCGGCACTTGCGATACAGTCCCGCCTCACACTGCTCCCCCGTAGTGTAATGGTAGCACAAGTGATTTTGGTTCACTTAGTCGAGGTTCGAGTCCTCGCGGGGGATTCGCCTCAGGCGAATTTATGCCTGCGGCAGCGTCGTCACGACGCGATGTGCCTGCGGCAGCTAAGCCGGAGGCATGCCTCCAGGAATTTTTCGTAGCACAAAGTAAACCCCCAAGCCGACGGCATGCCGTCGGCTTGGGGGTTTTTGATTCGCCTACCAAAATGGGCGGGGGGAGAATCGAACTCCCGACACCAGGATTTTCAATCCTGTGCTCTACCAACTGAGCTACCCGCCCTCAGGTCGCCGATCGCAACGTCGCGATCAAGCGAGCAGCGGAGAATAGGGCAATCACCCGATCCATGCAACGGATCGGCGCGAGGGAACGGGGGAAGTTTCGACCGCTGACCTTGCGACACGGCTTCGGCAACGGCGGTTCGGTGGCCAAGGGTGATCTTAACGGGCTGAGTCGCTACGCTCGCCCTGTTCTTTTGGCGTCCTGCCTTCCTGATTTCAGCCGCTCGCGACTATTTCATGTCTTCACCGACCGAAATACCGAAGCACGCTCGTCGCTGGCAGCTTGGGGCATTGGTGGCGTTTCTTGTCGTCCTCTTGTCGCCGTGGCCAGCCGATCTTCCCGATCCGGCAAGACGCTGCGCGGCGGTGACGGCTGCAATGGGTGTGCTGTGGATGACACAGGCGCTGCCGATTGCCGTGACGAGCTTGATCCCTCTCGTGGCATTCCCGTTGATGGCGATTGTGGGAGCCCGCGACATCAGTCGGGCCTACATGAGCAACAGTATCATGCTGTTTCTCGGCGGGATGGTCATCGCTCTCGGGATTGAGCGATGGAATCTGCATCGACGTATTGCTTTGCATGTCTGCCGCGCCGTTGGCGTCGGGCCGCGGCGAATTGTGCTGGGCTTCATGCTCGCGACGGCCTTCCTATCGATGTGGATATCGAATACCGCCACGACGCTGCTCATGCTGCCGATCGCGCTCGCCCTGCTTTCGACACTGACCGAGCTGCGCGGTGATGCCGCGGACGAAGGGGAAGGGCGGCGATTCGACACGGACATGGGCTTCGCCCTGC contains:
- the folP gene encoding dihydropteroate synthase — encoded protein: MPGPITSPVPSRWSIRNGSLELDSAPLLMGILNVTPDSFSDGGRFDTESRAVDHALQLVADGAAILDIGGESTRPGADVVDVNEELSRVIPAISSISAATDVPISIDTTKASVASEAVAAGARIVNDVSGLTFDPLMPEVCAEHKVGVVCMHIKGTPQTMQDDPRYDNVVAEVGQFLSARIAALRSAGIAESHICIDPGIGFGKTARHNLELLSNIDALRRLGRPVLIGHSRKRFLKRLLGREVEERTAGTIGVSIALASQGVDILRVHDVGAVRDALTAWRCVTEPGDLLRTID